Proteins found in one Sporosarcina sp. FSL K6-3457 genomic segment:
- a CDS encoding S66 peptidase family protein, producing the protein MKIRPQRLQQGDTIGIIAPAGPPNEEFLERSLAFLEQLGLKWKFGKSVKNVHGYLAGTDEERLDDLHDMFEDSSIKGIICAKGGYGSARFADKIDYQLMQENPKIFWGFSDITFLHTAMGLYSNLVTFHGPMLATNVGKESFDELSAKMFQQLFEPMELHYTEAIGPLETVTGGMAQGELVGGNLSLLASGIGTKFEVNTKGKLLFIEDIGEEPYRVDGLLNQLRLAGKLDDAVGIVVGDFANAEPKKGQLSLTLDEVFDHYFGNLGKPVVKGFKIGHCEPHFAIPLGVSARLDADSRTLTVLPGVE; encoded by the coding sequence ATGAAAATACGACCACAGCGTTTACAACAAGGAGATACGATAGGGATTATTGCACCAGCAGGTCCGCCGAATGAAGAGTTTTTGGAGCGTTCGCTTGCTTTTTTAGAGCAGCTTGGTTTGAAATGGAAGTTTGGAAAAAGTGTGAAAAATGTTCATGGTTATCTTGCGGGAACGGATGAGGAGCGCTTGGATGATTTACATGACATGTTTGAAGACTCGTCAATTAAAGGGATTATATGTGCGAAAGGTGGATACGGTTCAGCGCGCTTTGCCGATAAAATTGACTATCAATTGATGCAGGAAAATCCAAAAATATTTTGGGGATTTAGCGATATCACATTTTTACATACGGCGATGGGCTTGTATTCGAACTTAGTTACGTTTCATGGGCCGATGTTGGCGACGAACGTTGGGAAGGAATCATTCGATGAACTGTCCGCGAAGATGTTTCAACAGTTGTTTGAGCCGATGGAGCTTCATTATACGGAGGCGATTGGGCCTCTTGAAACAGTGACGGGCGGTATGGCGCAAGGTGAACTGGTTGGTGGGAATTTGTCTTTATTGGCAAGTGGAATTGGTACGAAGTTTGAAGTGAATACGAAGGGGAAGCTGTTGTTTATCGAAGATATTGGTGAGGAGCCTTATCGTGTCGATGGTTTACTCAATCAATTGCGGCTAGCTGGCAAATTGGATGATGCGGTAGGAATCGTTGTCGGTGATTTCGCAAATGCAGAACCGAAAAAAGGTCAGCTGTCATTGACACTTGATGAGGTGTTCGATCATTACTTTGGCAATCTTGGAAAGCCCGTTGTGAAGGGGTTCAAAATTGGCCATTGCGAGCCGCATTTTGCGATTCCGCTCGGCGTGAGTGCGAGGTTGGATGCAGACAGTCGGACGTTGACAGTTTTACCTGGCGTGGAGTAA